The following nucleotide sequence is from Camelus bactrianus isolate YW-2024 breed Bactrian camel chromosome 19, ASM4877302v1, whole genome shotgun sequence.
gatcatttcagaggacaatttcttttgcatctataaacgaatctccttggtgagccagatcagcccgtgcggctcccagtgggcactctgtatccactactggcaccactatgcgttcgagaatgggtggagtgacttccagacccaccgcacggtcgtgggccttgtcaccattactgactgcctctcggccaaggccttcgagaagctccacgtgcagaggagctgtatggcaccacgcttaatgaatctcagctctttgtctttgtgctgcatggggaggtggccgagcagcaccgcaccaacgtggccttcaaactacgaggactgcagggtggtggagaagaggatcgaggacttcactgagtcactcttaatcttgctcaagtccaagtggctggatgggaccccaacaagtctggggaaaagatccccctcctctgcactttgtttgagaaggaggacttcatgggactggacacagacagcaggtaagtctacctggagacccggccaccctggctgtgtgccgggttccttccctacatccaggaagggatcagcaaggaagagggctgtcttgtagccaaggtgggagggaggtgcagtccgacggtttacagacatttaaaagtgaatctgcctttgtttcacaGAGATACTTTTAGGGTcagtgtggagacttcctcctgcttttcagccaggacccctggtgggacccctggagttgctgtccaatagagtagccacagccactgatgctatgagcgctgtggaagaggctggtctgagctgagatgtgctgtaggtcaaatgcacatcagacgctgagacttgtctagtaaaaagtatgtatactatcttgttactttctatattgattacatgtcaaaatgatagtattttacatacagcagattaagtaagatttgttcttaaaatcagtttctagtatctgttttttgtttgtttgattgtttctttgtttaccattttaaatgtggcaattgggaagctttctttacatggctctcatttcaattttgttagcctgtcctgggacagtctcatccctttgcttatagatgagatgctgaatcccgagaggcagaacgagtcgctggttgagctgggtctggagccagtgtctcctgcctcccaggcccagcacctgctgggttcaggccctgtcttcctccccgacagccagcatgccaagttaggacatcagaaacacctccagggaattccggatgaactccttatgcagggaaaggcttATCACGGAGTATGAGgcaaagcagggaaagattcatcttcactttgtccctgtgattaagtcaacggccccaattttgccttggaagtgcagacgagctctcctgggcttactacccccccaccttctgctctgtttcctcaTGTATCTATCATGCTTTACTTCTGGCAGAAGAGGTGAGAAGCCTTTGcccagaggtggtccccctttgctggggagagtgagggaatctgtgtaaccttggcctacggcctcgggccttgagtctggagagggctcatggcggtcccacaggtgacagaggacctggcacgtgctgccgggcccgcagtggaggcagtgctctgtgattcttgaacttacttaagatcaaatcctactttctggttgttggtaagttggaggagaagatgccagagaattgattaaaagaaagtccagactaaccctgtgagtgagaggcacagggggccCGAGTCCCAACTgtgtgtggtgcctggcgggctctggatgaattttctgttcctcctggacatacctctatgactttagtaaggggtgagacatttagtggccatgatctgtatttgtcctcgcagggccctgtgatctacacgccCGCACCCCCTTCTGTTCCTTGGGGATGAGATGGCAGGTTTAGGTGTTTGGGCACTGCTGTGGgcccagctgccagcaccgggctacaccgaggctggctccgttcacctcacatgtcacctcctgctgagacccaggcgtcagtcaaggtaggtgcatcggtgcaacatAAGCAGGGGccatgttctccccctggacagaatggtggttgagcagtggaagcctggagccctgccccagccccatggccagtgcctcctcttttgtcataggaggcacttgtgacatttttgctcagcaactgcttggttctgaatctgcagacccaccagagaatgccagcttgatttgccttttgaagtctgcccttgggatttggcggagtagctagATGtttgcttagcccatagtgttgacactgtcaccattgtttacccagaacctcgtgtaccaggcatggctctcggcatcaaaatacagcagcgcattaaactccctcctggtggatctgtctgttttggtaccataagggctcagccagcatctgaacgtcagtgagataacgcggccagtgagctcgggtcaagcacgttctcctccagtcactttaactccattgttgcttttactattccacagtcattaatttttaaaacaacgctttggtgcaggagcagagactaattctctcctgctactctcgttgggagtgagtaaaactgtccagcctgtaatgcgaccacattttgtggcttaaaagctgcctagatgcatgtatgtggagttttggttaggggcgctgaccacgttgtgGTCCCCAAGCAGCatcgctcccctcaggcccctgccttccctggagcaggaggtgagggtgggtctcactgtccccgcgtccctggcctcacacactcacgtaaattcttgtacatgctgtcaaagtcatttttgttcttgtgtgtttctaattttcgcctgttcctcttttcctttttctttattcctttttctcttgtaccgcgcagttgcgtctgaaaaggtggctgtgcatatcctgcattggaaatagctaggtCGCCCTCTGTGCTGTCTCTgtcgctttaaaaagcagaaacttttcagctgccttgatccatgcattatcctagtcatcttgttattttctaattttttggaatatttgcttggttagcacatcacccactggtgtttgatacatGTTAAAacctttgctttgaggaacctgtttggtcctcctcatatttggtgacaaatgcacccttattcaattagttagattgttttgaagaagtgagatgcgaattgatttaggcggctgttgagggattcttttcgtggagtatttaaacttgtcaagtcaaagtctgcagcatcttgctcaattcctgcttttacacaaacgtgctcagcacgcagttcctggctgtctctgtgtgacgtgcgtgacagcgcttcctgaccggcggtcactggtgaggaa
It contains:
- the LOC141574112 gene encoding trafficking protein particle complex subunit 9-like encodes the protein MGIISEDNFFCIYKRISLVSQISPCGSQWALCIHYWHHYAFENGWSDFQTHRTVVGLVTITDCLSAKAFEKLHVQRSCMAPRLMNLSSLSLCCMGRWPSSTAPTWPSNYEDCRVVEKRIEDFTESLLILLKSKWLDGTPTSLGKRSPSSALCLRRRTSWDWTQTAEEPAGIVIETT